In Cellulomonas fulva, the sequence GGTCGTCGAGTCGGCGTACCGGATCATCGAGGGGAAGGGCGCGACGAACTACGCGGTGGCGCTGGCGGGCTCGCGGATCATCGAGGCCGTGCTGAAGGACGAGCGGCGGGTCCTGCCGGTGTCCTCGCTCCTCGACGGCTACTACGGCATCGACGACGTCTGCCTCTCGGTCCCGTCGATCGTGGGCGCCGCGGGCGTGCTCGACCGGCTGCCCGTGCCGATGTCGGTGGACGAGCTCTCGGGCCTGCGCGCCTCCGCGGCCGCCGTGCGTGACGTCGCCCGGCAGTTCGGCTACTGACCGCCGCTCCGGCGTGGCGGCGCGGCCTCGTCGTCGTCCGCGTCCTCGACGTCCGCGGACGAGGCTCCCGGACGCACCTCGGACGTCGGCGCGTCGCGAGACGGCCGGCTGGGCGGTGACGTCACCGGCCCCGCCGCGTCGTCCGCAGGCGGCGGCACTGCCGGGCCCAGCGCCCGACGCAGGCGCGCGCCGAGGCCGGGCGGCGGGTCGGGGCGCCGACCGGGCACGGCTCAGAGGCTCCGCAGGACGCTGACGACGCGGCCGAGCACGGTCGCGTCGTCACCGGGGATCGGCGCGTAGGCGGCGTTGTGCGGCAGGAGCCACACGTGCCCGTCGGCGCGCCGCAGCGTCTTCACCGTGGCCTCGCCGTCGAGCATGGCGGCGACGATCTCCCCGTTCTCCGCCACGGGCTGGCGTCGGACGACGACCCAGTCGCCGTCGCAGATCGCCGCCTCGATCATCGAGTCGCCGCTCACCTTCAGCAGGAACAGCTCGCCGTCGCCGACCAGCTGCCGGGGCAACGGGAACACGTCCTCGACCACCTGGTCCGCGAGGATCGGGCCGCCCGCGGCGATGCGACCGACCACGGGGACGTAGGACGGCGCCTGCAGCTGCTCCCGCCCCGCGCCCTCGCCGAGGTCGACCTCCGACGGCACGCCGTCCCACGTGCCGACCGTGCGCGCGTCGTCCGCCTGCACGACCTCGATGGCGCGCGGGCGCTTCGGGTCGCGGCGGAGGTAGCCCTTGCGCTCGAGCGCGGTCAGCTGGTGCTTGACGCTGGACGGGCTCGTGAGCCCGACGGCCTCGCCGATCTCCCGCATGCTCGGGGGGTAGCCGCGCGACTCGACCGACGTCCGGATGGTCTGGAGCACCAGCCGCTGACGGGCCGTCAGGCCGTCCGCGCCGGCCGGCGTCTCGAGCTCGTGCACGGTCGCTCCCGCGTCCCGCGCCTCGTCGATCGTCGCCTGCGTGTCGTCTGCCACGTCGTCCCCCACCCCGTCCTGTCCGTCCGCTGCCCGTTGCCTGCCCGTGCCGTCCTCGCCACCGCTGCCACCGTCCCTGCCGGCCCGCGCGGTGTGCTGGACCGGCGGGGCCGGGCCAAGCCCGGCCGCTCCGGCCGCGTCCCGGCCGCTGACCTGCGACGACCGCTGAACGAGCCGTGACGTGCCAGGTGCTCGCGGCGTGCGTGTCAGTGGTCGGTGGTGCGCTGTTCCTCGTCAGCGAGCCTACGCAGGCCGAGCACGGAACTCAAACATCTGTTCGAGATCTGTGGACGCGTGTCGGAGGCCTCTGGTAGACATCGTACAGACGTACGTCGAACAGACGTATGACGGACAGGCGTTCGAAGCCCCGCCGGAACGGCGGGCGACGCGGATGCGACGAGGAAGGGATCGGCGAGATGAGCGCGATGGTGATCGGCCCGGCGATCGGACGAGGCACGGCGGCGCACGGCTCTCGGCCGGAGCGGGCGCGCCAGGCGCAGACGCGCGGGGCGCAGGCGCGTGCGCAGGTGCCGGCCGGCGGCGAGCTCCGGCTCACGGCCCGCGGCCGAGCCCTGCTCGTCGTGCTGGCACTCGTCGCGGTCGCCGCCGCGTTCTTCGCGGGGGCCCGGGCGAGTGCGGCTGACGACGCCGCGCCGAACGTCGACCGGTACGTGGTGCAGTCCGGCGAGACGCTGTGGGGGATCGCCGAGTCCTCGCGGGCGGCCGGCGAGTCGGTGGCCGAGCAGGTTCGCGAGCTCGTGCGCGTCAACGGGCTCTCGGGCTCGCAGGTGATGGCGGGCCAGGAGCTCGTGGTCCCGCGCGGCTGACGCACGAGGTCGGTGACCGGCACTTGCGCCGCGCGAGCAAGCCCCCTAGGTTAGCCTTACCTCACTCGGGAGCTGGGGGGCTCGAACGGTGAGGCGCGGGAGGCGCTGAGCGGCTTTTTGCCGCGCGCGGTGCGGGACCTCGTCCCGCACGCACCCGCAGCACCGCGGCGCCGAGGCGAGTCGGCCCGCGTCCCGGGACGGGCGTCCCGGAGGGGCGGTCGCCGGACACGGCGGCCGCCCCTCGCGCGACTGCCGGAGGCGTCGCTTGCGGCGCGATGGGCCGTGGCCTAGCGTCACCTGGGCGCATCCGCCGCGCCGACGACACGGAGGTCCCCGGTGCACTGCCCGTTCTGCCGCCATCCGGACTCGCGGGTGGTCGACTCGCGCACGTCCGACGACGGCTCCTCGATCCGACGCCGTCGGCAGTGCCCCGCGTGCAACCGACGGTTCACGACGGTCGAGACCACGAGCCTGTCGGTGGTGAAGCGCTCCGGCGCGACCGAGCCGTTCAGCCGCGACAAGATCGCCGGCGGCGTGCGCAAGGCGTGCCAGGGCCGACCCGTGAGCGAGGACGACCTCGCGCTGCTGGCGCAGAAGGTCGAGGAGACGCTGCGCTCCTCGGGCTCGGCCGAGATCGACGCCTACGAGATCGGGCTCGCGATCCTGGGGCCGCTGCGCGAGCTCGACGAGGTCGCGTACCTGCGGTTCGCGAGCGTCTACCAGGCGTTCGACTCGCTCGAGGACTTCGAGGCGGCGATCACCGTGCTCCGCGCTGAGCGGGACGAGCGCGCGGAGGGCGAGGGCCGCGCGGCGGCGGACGACGAGCCCACGGCGACCGAGGTCTGAGCCAGCGGCCGGAGCGCGGGATACGGTCGACGGGTGAACCCTGACGACATCTTCCTCTGGCGCGCCCCGGGCGCGCCCGCGGTCCTCCCGGACGGGACGGCGGCGGTCGTCGCCGTGTCGCGTCCGGACGCCCCGGACGACGACTACCGCGGTGGCCTGTGGTGGGTCCCGCTCGACGGCGGCGCGCCGCGCGTGCTCACCCGGGGGCACGCGGACAGCGCCCCGGACGTCTCGCCCGACGGCCGCTGGGTCGCGTTCGTGCGGCGCGCGTCGGGAGGCCGGCCCCAGGTGCACCTCGTCGAGGCAGCGGGCGGCGAGCCGTTCGCGGTCACGGCCGAGCCCGCCGGGGCGAGCGAGCCGCGGTTCTCCCCGGACGGCACGCGGATCGCGTACCTGGCACGGGTGGCCGACGAAGGCCGGTACGTCCCGGGGGAGGACGCCCGCGCCGAGGCGCCGCGGCTCGTCACCACCTTCCGCTACCGCGAGGACGGCCTCGGCTTCTCGCGGGACCGGCACCTGCGGCTTTTCGTCGTCGACCTGCCCGCGGCACCGGGCGCCGAGCCCGCCGCGCCGGAGGCAGGGACACCGCTGACGCCGCCCGGGCTGGACGTCGCGTCGCCGCGGTGGTTTCCGTCGGGCGACGCGGTCGCGGTCGTCGCGGCCCGGCACGCCGAGCGCGAGGACGACCTGCGGCGGGACGCACTGCGCGTCGCCGTGCCGGCGACGGGCGCGCCCGCGCCCGCCGAGCCCGTGCTGCCGGTGCCGCTGACGGACGCCGACGCCGGATCCACCCTCGCGGTGGACGTGGCGCTCCCGTCGGCCGACGGGCGTCGCGTGTGGCTCCTGGCGAGCGACGCGGGACCGACGGGCCGGGACTTCGTCGCCAGCCTCACCGGGCTCTTCGTGCTCGACCTCGACGGCCCGGCGCCGGCCGGGACACCTCGCCGGCTCACGGATGCCGACGAGGTCGACCTCGAGGGCGTGCTCGTGGAGCACCAGGGCGGCGTGCTGGTCGCCGAGCAGCGGGCGGGCGCGGTCGTGCTCGCGCACGTGGACGGTGACGGGACCGCGCGCACGGTCCTGGACGGCGAGGTCGTCGTGCTCGGGGCGGGCGTCGGCGGCGGCCGCGTGGTCGTCGCCCGCGCGACGCCGGACAGCGCGGGGGACCTCGTCGAGGTCGGGGACGAGCCGCGCGTGCTGACCGACCTCTCGGCGGACCTGCGCGCGACGGGCCGCCTGCGCACACCCCGGCCGCTCGTGGCGCAGGCACCGGACGGCTACCGGGTCGAGGGCTGGCTCACCACGCCCG encodes:
- the lexA gene encoding transcriptional repressor LexA; this translates as MDEARDAGATVHELETPAGADGLTARQRLVLQTIRTSVESRGYPPSMREIGEAVGLTSPSSVKHQLTALERKGYLRRDPKRPRAIEVVQADDARTVGTWDGVPSEVDLGEGAGREQLQAPSYVPVVGRIAAGGPILADQVVEDVFPLPRQLVGDGELFLLKVSGDSMIEAAICDGDWVVVRRQPVAENGEIVAAMLDGEATVKTLRRADGHVWLLPHNAAYAPIPGDDATVLGRVVSVLRSL
- a CDS encoding LysM peptidoglycan-binding domain-containing protein, which translates into the protein MSAMVIGPAIGRGTAAHGSRPERARQAQTRGAQARAQVPAGGELRLTARGRALLVVLALVAVAAAFFAGARASAADDAAPNVDRYVVQSGETLWGIAESSRAAGESVAEQVRELVRVNGLSGSQVMAGQELVVPRG
- the nrdR gene encoding transcriptional regulator NrdR, coding for MHCPFCRHPDSRVVDSRTSDDGSSIRRRRQCPACNRRFTTVETTSLSVVKRSGATEPFSRDKIAGGVRKACQGRPVSEDDLALLAQKVEETLRSSGSAEIDAYEIGLAILGPLRELDEVAYLRFASVYQAFDSLEDFEAAITVLRAERDERAEGEGRAAADDEPTATEV
- a CDS encoding S9 family peptidase; translation: MNPDDIFLWRAPGAPAVLPDGTAAVVAVSRPDAPDDDYRGGLWWVPLDGGAPRVLTRGHADSAPDVSPDGRWVAFVRRASGGRPQVHLVEAAGGEPFAVTAEPAGASEPRFSPDGTRIAYLARVADEGRYVPGEDARAEAPRLVTTFRYREDGLGFSRDRHLRLFVVDLPAAPGAEPAAPEAGTPLTPPGLDVASPRWFPSGDAVAVVAARHAEREDDLRRDALRVAVPATGAPAPAEPVLPVPLTDADAGSTLAVDVALPSADGRRVWLLASDAGPTGRDFVASLTGLFVLDLDGPAPAGTPRRLTDADEVDLEGVLVEHQGGVLVAEQRAGAVVLAHVDGDGTARTVLDGEVVVLGAGVGGGRVVVARATPDSAGDLVEVGDEPRVLTDLSADLRATGRLRTPRPLVAQAPDGYRVEGWLTTPDPERHAPGPYPTILMIHGGPFAQYTHALFDEVQVLAAAGYAVVHGNPRGSSGRGRAHGRAIRRAFGTVDTDDVLALLDQALADDRLDAARTGVMGGSYGGYLTAWLTTRTERFTAAVVERGFLDPVSFVGSSDIGWFFGLEYLGDAAVEPEVVAAQSPMAHVGAVRTPTLVIHSEEDWRCPVEQGQRWFVELKRRGVPSELLLFPGEGHELSRSGRPSHRLARFEHVLRWWRTHLPATTGDATTGDATTGDATTGDATTGTDAQGAVRHV